The nucleotide sequence CAGGCCGGCGGCCCGTGCGGCGGTGGCGGCGCGGGCCAGGTCCTCGCGTTCGGCGGCCAGCCAGCCCATCGCCTCCGCGCGGTCCGCGAAGTCGCGTACGGCGGCCGGGCGCCGGAAGTCCGCCGGCAGCGCGAAGCAGGGTTCGCCGCCGGGCTGGGCGGTTTCGGCGGCGGCCAGCGCGGTGGCGATGTAGTGGTCGAGGACGCCCGTGAGTGCCTCGGGGCCGGCGGCCGGGTCGAGGCCGCGCGCGTAGAGCCGTACGAGGTCGTGCAGTTCCCAGCGGCCGGGCGCGGTCTCGGTGACGAGGTGGGCGGCGCCGAGCCGTTCGAGGGCGCCTCCTGCGGTCAGCGGGTCGGTGCCGGAGAGGGCGGCGGCGGTGTACGGGTCGAAGTGGGTGCCGGGGTGGTGGCCGAGCCGGCCGAAGTGGTGCGCGGCCTCGCCGGGGAGCTGCTGGACGGTCAGGCGCAGGGCGGCCGGGACGCCGGTGTCGTCGACGGCGAGGTGGGCGAGCCGGCCGCGTTCGTCGGCGAGTTCGTCCGCGAGGTGGGCGAGGGACCACCGGGGGCGTCCGGCGAGCCGGGCCGCGGTCACCCGCAGGGCGAGCGGGAGGCCGCCGCAGAGTTCGGCGAGCCTGCGGGCGGCGACCGGTTCACCCAGGACGCGTTCCTCGCCGAGGACGCCCGCGAGGAGTGCCGTGCCGTCCTGCGCGTCGAGCGTGCCGAGCGGTACGGGCCGGGCCGCGTCGGAGGCGATGAGCCCCTCCAGGCGGTGGCGGCTGGTGACCACGGTGACGCAGTCGGCGCCACCGGGCAGCAGGGCGCGGACGGTGGCGGAGTCGCGCGCGTTGTCGAGGACGACCAGCAGCCGGAGCCGGTCGGTGAGGCTACGGAACAGGGCGGCGGCGGCAGCGGCCGACTCCGGTATCCGGCGCGGCGGCACGCCGAGGGCGAGCAGGAACTCACGCAGCACCTCCGTCACGGACGGCTCACCAGTGTCGCTGAAACCGTGCAGGTCGGCGAAGAGCCGTCCGTCGGGGAAGGCGTCGGCGCCGCGGTGGGCCCACCACAGCGCGAGGGCGGTCTTGCCGACCCCGGCGGGCCCGGTCACCAGGCACACCGGCGCCTCTCCGGCGGCGGCCCGGCCGAGCGCGGCGAGTTCCGGGCCTCGCCCGTGGAAACCGCGGGGTGCGCGGGGCAGGAGGTCGGCGGGGTGCGCCTCGGCGGGGACGAGGGCGGGGCGCGGTGGCACGGGCGACCGGGGCGGTTCGGCCTCGGCACTCGGATGCGGGGCCGGCAGCTCGGGTACGGGGTCCCCGCGCAGGATCAGCCCGTAGGCGTCGGCGAGTTCGCGTCCGGGGTCGATGCCGAGTTCGTCCGCGAGGAGTCTGCGGGTGCGGTGGAACCACTCCAGGGCCTCCGACTGGCGGCCCGCCTGGTAGAGGGCGGTCATCAGCGCGGCGGACAGCGACTCGCGCAGCGGGTGGGCGACGGCTTCGGTGCGCAGTACGGCGGCCGCCCGATGGTGCTCGCCCAACCGGCCGTACGCTCGGGCCAGTTGCTCGACGGCGGAGAGCCTGGACTCCTCCAGGGAGTGCGCGGCGGCCTGGAGGGGCGGTCCGGCGAAGGCTCCGCCGAGCGCGGGGCCGCGCCACAGGGCGAGGGCGTCGCCGAGCATGAGGACGGTGTCGGCGGGGTCGCGCTGTTCGCGGGCGAGGGTGAGCAGTTCCTCGAACCGCTGGGCGTCGAGCAGGGTTTCCGGCAGCCGCAGCGCGTAGGCGTCCCCGGCGGTGAGGAGTTCCACGCCGTACGCCTCCGCGTCGCCCTCGGCGAGCAGGGCGCGCAGCCGGGACACATGGCCCTGGATGACACCGCGCGCCTGGCTCGGGGGCTCGTCGTCCCACAGACAGGCGGTCAACCGGCCGATCGGCACGGGGGTGTTGGCCGAGAGCAGCAGCGCCGCGAGCAGGCTGCGGCGCTTGGCGGGGCCGAGCGGCAGTGGTCCCCGGCGGGTGTCGACGGAGACGGTGCCGAGCAGCCGGAACTCCAAGGGAGGGTCCTTCCGAGGGCGGCCACGGGCGGCCGGTAGAGGCAAAACAGCAGCATATCGGGGGGTTGTCGGTCATCCGGCGGGGGTTTCGTCCGCCCTCGCGCCATGCCTTGCGTACGCTGCTGACCGTGCCTTCCTCCCGCCGTCGCCGTGTCGCCGTTCTCGTCCTGGAGGGCGCGAAGCCGCTCGATGTGGGGATTCCGGCGCAGGTGTTCACGACCCGCGCGAGCATGCCGTACGAGGTGCGGGTGTGCGGGGCCACTCCGGGTCTGGTGGCGGGCGGCGACGGCCTGTCGTACCACGTGGCGTACGGCCTGGCCGCGTTGGAGTGGGCCGACGTGGTGTTCGTGCCCGGCTACCGGTTCCCGGACCGGGAGGACCCGCCGGAGCCGGTGGTGGCGGCGCTGGTCGGCGCGCACGAGCGGGGTGCGCGGCTCGCGGCGATCTCCACGGGGGCGTTCGCGCTGGCGGCCACCGGGCTGCTGGACGGCAGGCGGGCCACCACGCACTGGCACTACACGCGCGCCCTGGCGGCCCGGTACCCGCTGGTCCGGGTGGACGAGAACGTGCTGTTCGTGGACGAGGGCAGTGTGCTGACGTCGGCCGGGGCGGCCTCCGGCATCGACCTGTGCCTGCACATGCTGCGCGGCGAGCTGGGGGTGGCCGCGTCCAACCACGCGGCCCGGCGCCTGGTCGCGGCTCCCTATCGCAGCGGGGGCCAGGCGCAGTACGTGCCGCGCAGTGTGCCCGAGCCGCTGGGCGAGCGGTTCGCGGCGACCCGCGAGTGGGCGCTGCACCGGCTCGGTGAGCCGCTGAGCCTTCAGGTGCTGGCCCGGCACGCGGCGGTGTCGCCGCGTACGTTCTCCCGGCGGTTCGCCGAGGACACCGGGTACACGCCGATGCAGTGGGTGACGCGGGCCCGGGTGGACCTGGCGCGCGAGCTGCTGGAGCGCTCGGAGCGGAGCGTGGAGAGAATCGCCGAGGATGTCGGACTCGGCACCGGCACCAATCTCCGGCTGCACTTCCAGCGCGTCCTCGGCACCACGCCGAGCGACTACCGGCGCACCTTCGCCAGGGGCGAGTAGCCCTGGCGCGATCCTTGTGAACCCTGGCGCTCCTGCCACTGCCACGCGCGGGCGCCGCCCGCGAACCTGATGGCGAACGGAAGGGACACCATTCATGACGCGCATCGCCATCAACGGATTCGGCCGCATCGGACGCAACGTGCTGCGAGCCCTGCTCGAACGCGACAGCGACCTCGAGGTCGTCGCGGTGAACGACCTCACCGAACCCGCGGGGCTGGCCCGGCTGCTGGCCTTCGACTCGACGGCCGGGCGGCTCGGCCGTCCGGTGGAGGTGGACGGCGACACCCTCGTGGTGGACGGCCGCCGCATCAAGGTCCTCGCCGAGCGCGAGCCCGCGCAACTGCCCTGGGCCGAGCTGGACGTCGACATCGTGCTGGAGGCGACCGGCCGCTTCACCTCGGCCAAGGCCGCGCGCGCCCACCTGCACGCGGGCGCGAAGCGGGTGCTGGTCAGCGCTCCCTCGGACGGCGCCGACGTGACGCTGGCGTACGGGGTCAACAGCGACACCTACGACCCGGCCCTGCACACGATCGTGTCGAACGCCTCCTGCACGACCAACGCGCTGGCCCCGCTGGCCGCCGTGCTGGACGAACTCGCGGGCATCGAGCACGGGTTCATGACGACCGTGCACGCCTACACCCAGGAGCAGAACCTCCAGGACGGCCCGCACCGCGACCCCCGCCGGGCCCGCGCGGCCGGCGTGAACATCGTGCCGACGACCACGGGCGCGGCCAAGGCGATCGGCCAGGTCCTGCCGAACCTCGACGGCAAGCTGTCCGGCGACTCGATCCGGGTGCCGGTGCCGGTCGGCTCGATCGTCGAGCTGAACACCACGGTCGCCCGCGACGTCACCCGCGAGGAGGTGCTCGCCGCGTACCGCACGGCCGCCGAGGGCCCCCTCGCCGGAGTCCTGGAGTACTCCGAGGACCCCCTGGTCTCCTCGGACATCGTCGGCAACCCGGCCTCCTCGATCTTCGACTCCGCCCTCACCCGCGTCGACGGCCGCCACGTCAAGGTGGTCGCCTGGTACGACAACGAGTGGGGCTTCTCCAACCGCGTGATCGACACGCTGGAGCTGCTCGCCGCCTGACGCGACGGCACCCGGCCGGCCCCTTTCAGGCCGCGCCGAGGTGCCGCAGGGCGGAGGCCGCCGCTCCCGCCCCGCACATCCCGTGCGCTCCGGGCCCCGGTGGGGTGGCCGCCGAGCAGAGGAAGACGCCTGGCAGGCCGGTGGTGTAGGGGTCGAGGGCGGGACGGGGGCCCAGGACGAGCTGGCGCACCGTCTTGGCGCCGGTGAGGATGTCACCCCCGGCGAAGTTGGCGTTGGCGGCGGCGAAGTCGGCCGGGGCGGTGGCGCCGAGGCCCACGATCCGCTCGCGGGCGCCGGGGGCGAACCGTTCGATCTGCCGCAGGATCGCCTCCGTGGCGTCCCCGGTGTAGCCGTTCGGGACATGGGCGTAGGCCCAGACCGGGTGCACGTCGCCGACCGAGCGGCCGGGGTCGGCCAGGTACTGCTGGCCGACCAGGACGAACGGCCGCTCCGGCATGCGTCCGGCCGTCACGTCCCGCTCGCCCCGCGCGATCTCGTCGATGGTGCCGCCCAGGTGCACGGTCCCGGAGTGCCGGGCGCGGTCGTGGGTCCAGGGGATGCCGCCCTCGACCGCCAGGTCGATCTTGAAGGCGCCGGGGCCCCGGCGGAAACGCCGGTAGGCGGACCGGGTACGGGCGGGCAGCCGGTCGCCGTAGATGGCGGCCACCTGGCCGGGGTCGAGGTCGAGCAGGGTCACGTCGGCGGCCGGGATCTGCCGGTGGTCGGTGATCCGGACGCCCGTCCGAACGGTCCCGCCGTACTCGCGCAGCGCCTTCTCCAGCGCGCCGGCGATGGACTGCGAGCCGCCTTCGGCGACGGCCCACCCCGCCGCGTGCCCGGCGACCAGGATGCCGAGGCCGATGGCCGAGGTGAGCGGACGGCCGAGCGGGCGGAAGGCGTGGGCGGCGATCCCGGCCCACAGTCCACGCGTCTGAGGATTGCGGAAGAGCCGGGCCATGGCGGTGGCCGGCAGGGTGGTCGGCAGCCCGAACCGGGCGAGCAGCAGCGGGTGCGAGGGGATGCGCAGCAGCGGGCCCATCGTGTCCGCGGCCAGCGCGTCCCAGTGCCGTACCGAGGGCTCGACGAGCGCCCGGTAGCGGTCCCCGTCTACGCCGAGGAGACGGGCGGTCTCCGTGACGGAGCGCATCAGCACGCCGGCCGTGCCGTCGTCGAGGGGGTGTACGCAGTCGATGTCGGGCAGGCGCCAGCGCAGGCCGTGCCTCTCCAGCTCCAGTTCGCGCAGGGCCGGTGAGGTGACGGCCATGGGGTGGATGGCGGAGCAGTGGTCGTGCAGCAGGCCGGGCAGCAGCGCCTCGTAGCTGCGGGTGCCCCCGCCGACCTCGTCGGCGGCCTCCAGGAGCGTGACGTCGAGGCCCGCCTTGGCGAGGAGGGCCGCGGCGGCGAGCCCGTTGGGCCCGCCGCCGACCACGACGGCCGAGGTCATGAGGTGCTGTCCAGCGGGCGCGGCTCGGCCGCCGGACGCGCGGACCGTACGTCGTACACCGGGTAGTCGGCCCCGTCGGTGGGCCACGGCTGACGGGTCAGCATGTCGCGCACCGCGACATGGCCGCTCTCCAGCAGGCCCAGGGCCGCGTCGTGGATCTCATAGGACTGAGTCTGCCGGTGAAGGGGCTGCCCCTCCAAACAGATCACCCGCACCTCGCCGGGCGCGAAGGCGCAGCGGGTCTGTACGGCGCGCAGCAGTTGGTCGTCGTGGAGGTGGCCCTCGCCGAAGTTCCAGCCGATGGCGAAGCCCGCGATCAGCTCGCCCTCCACCACGGTGACCCCGTCCTGGTCCTGGGTGACGCGCTCCACCAGGCCGTTGAGGGCACGGCCGTGGGAGTGCATGGACCGCCAGCCCTCCGCCTTGGCGGCGAGCAGCAGGGCGGTGTCGGCGTCGTAGAGGGTCACCATCTGGTGCGGGGCGAGCCGGGCGCTGGTGGTCAGGCCCGATCCGAGCCGGTCGAGCGCGTCCCCGGTGAACAGCCAGGCGCTGGTGGCCCAGTTGCCCGCGTAGTAGCGCATCGCGGGCAGGAAGGAGACGAGGTCGGGGCGGAGGTTGCCGAGGAGCGGGAGCAGCACGAGGCTCGGCAGGATCACCGCGAGCAGCCAGGGCGAGTGGAGGTCCCACACCGTGAGGTCGCCGTGGGCGCCGAAGAGGAAGAAGAGCGAGAAGACGAAGAAGAGGTTCCACTCCAGCGGCACCCCCATGGGGATGGTCGACAGGATGTGCAGGTGGAAGACGACCATGTAGAGCAGGGCCGCCCAGGTCCACGGGCCGCCGTCGCCGAGGAAGACCAGGTACAGCGGGACGAGGTACTCGGTGGCGGTGCCGACGTGCGCCAGCAGGAAGGACAGGCGGGAGGGGCGCAGGTCGCGCGGGTGGTCGCGGTAGAAGAGGGGCTTGAGCCGGTTCGGGACCAGGGGGGCGTTGCTCATCATGGTGGCGACCACGAAGGGGAAGTGGTGGTTGAGCTTGGAGGTGGCCGCGCCCCACCAGATCGCCAGCATGATCAGCTCGAAGCCGATGAGCATGTCGCCGTGGGGGAAGAAGAACACCAGCAGCGACAGCCAGTACTGCTCCCCGCGCGCGGCGAGGAAGACGGTCTTGTCGCGCAGCCCCAGCACCGCCACGGTCACGATGAGCGGCAGGGCGGCCACCGGGTCGAGCAGGCCCCCGTGTCCGGACGAGCCGGGTCGGCCGAGCAGCCAGACGCCGGAGGCGAGTACGGCGGCGTAGAGCAGCACGTCGGCGAGGGTGCGCCGGTCGCCCCGGGTGAACGGCACCTTGCCGGGCCACGGAGGCAGGCGGACGGTACCGGGGCGCAGCCAGTACAGGGCGGAGCCGATCGGCGGGAGGAAGCGCGAGGACAGCGGGCCGGAGCCGCAGCCGAGTCCGGTCACCTCCCACAGCAGGGTGAAGACGATCAGCTTCTGGTAGACGATCGGCTCGGACCACCAGGACGCCACCTCGGTGACCGGTCCGAGGCCCGGCGTCAGCGAGATCACCAGCGCCGCGCCGCCGGCGTAGAGCGCGCACTTGACGACGTAGAACAGGTACACCGCCGCCGGGCTGCCGAAGCCGTGCTCGACCCAGTGCCGGGTCAGGGCCTCCAGCCGGTCGCGGCGGGACAGGGCGCGGTAGGTTCCGGCGTCGACGGGGAGCAGCCGGGGTTTCATGAAGCCCATGGGGATCACGCCTTCACTGGGCGGGGGGTGCGGACCCAGGTGAAGGTAGGGGCGCCCGGAGCACGGCGGCGAGGGCCGCGCGTCACAACATCCGGGGGGCCGTTTGTGCGCCGAGCACACCGGCCCGGCAGTCCGGCACCTCTACAGTGCGGTCATGCCGACAGAACAGGCCCTGGTCAGCCAGTTGGTCGACCGACTGCGCGGGACGAGGGAGGCGATGATCGCCGACCTGGTCCGGCTGACCCTCGTGCAGATCGACGCCCTCGACCACGATGCCGCCACCCGCTCCCTGCTGGAGGCGAGCCTGAGCGAGAACGTGGTGGCCGGGCTCAACTTCCTCCAGCAGGACTTCGACCCGGAGCTGCTGGAGGCCCCGTCCGCGGCCGTGGCGTACGCGCGGGTGCTGGCCCAGCGCGATGTGCCGCTGTCGGCGCTGGTCCGCGCCTACCGCATCGGCCACTCCCGCGTGCTGGACCACGCCTTCGCCCACCTCGACGCCCTGCCCGCCGAGCACCGGGTGTCGCTCGTCCTCGACGTGGTGCGCCGCTCGGCGCTGTTCATCGACCAGATCTGCGAGCAGGTGGGCCGCGCCTACGAGCGGGAGCGGGAGCGGTGGGTGGCGAGCCAGGGCGGAGTGCGCCAGCAGTGGGTGGGCGCGCTGCTCGGCGGCGGCCCGGTGGACCGCGCGGCCGCCGAGCGGGCGCTGCGCTACCCGCTGGACGCGGTGCATGTCGCCTGCACGCTGTGGCCGGTGGGCGCGATGACGTCGTTCGACCTGGTCACCGCCGTGGACGAGGTGCGCGTCCACGCCATGGCGGTGCTGCGGGCGCGTGCGGCGCTGGTGGTGCCGACCGACGAGCGCGAGGCCCGGCTGTGGCTGGCCCTGCCCGCCGGGGGCGAGCTGCGGTGGCGGGACGACCTGGCCGCGCCCGGGGGAACGGTGCTGCACGCCGCCGTGGGGCGGCCGGGCACCGGCCTGGAGGGCTTCCGGGCGTCGGCCCGGCAGTCCGCCCAGGTCAGGGAGATCCTGGCCACGAAGCTGACCGGGGCGGTGCCACGCGGCGCCGCCCACTGGGTGCACTACGGCGAGGTCGCGCCGGTCGCGCTGATGGCGGGTGACCTGCCCGCGGTACGGGACTTCGTGACGGGCACGCTCGGGGAGCTGGCCCGGCGCGACGCGCGCGGCGCCACCCTGCGGGAGACGCTGAGGGTCTTCCTCGCCCATCGCCGCAGCCACGCGGCCGCCGCCCAGGCGATGAACCTGCACCGCAACTCGGTCCAGTACCGGGTGCGCCAGGCCGCCGCGCTGCTGCCGGACGGTCCGGCGGACGATTTCAACGTGCGGGCCGCGCTGCTGGCCGCGCACTGGCTCGGGGACGCCGTCCTCAGGTGATTACCGGGACGTACGGGAAATCGACTCGGGAACGAAGCCTCAGGCAATAAAGAAATACGCATGCATTCCCGTCCGTCATTTCGGGGCGAGGTGCGGAAATAGGCATCCCGGCACGCTTCTGAGACCCCAGATGCGTCATTCGGCACGCATGTGCCAGGCCGCTTCCCGCTTCGGTGATCGCGCCGGTGAGCGGCTCACCCGATCGGCGCTCGGCGGGTGCGCGTACCCGCTTTCCCCGAGTCGACGCGACTATGCCCGAGAGATACCTTTTATTCCAGATTGCGGCCGGATCGAGCGAGAGAAGGACGTAGTGGAACTAGCAATCGCTCAGGAGACCATCGCCCGGTGGCAGTTCGGTATGACGACCGTCTACCACTTCCTCTTCGTCCCGCTCAGCATCGGCCTGGGAGGCATCGTCGCCGGCCTGGAGACGGCCTGGGTGCGGACGGGTAAGGAGAAGTACTTCCACGCGACCAAGTTCTGGGGGAAGCTCCTGCTGATCAACCTCGCGCTGGGTGTGGTCACGGGCATCTTCCAGGAGTTCCAGTTCGGGATGAACTGGTCGAGCTACTCCCGCTTCGTCGGTGACGTCTTCGGCGCTCC is from Streptomyces seoulensis and encodes:
- a CDS encoding PucR family transcriptional regulator, with protein sequence MPTEQALVSQLVDRLRGTREAMIADLVRLTLVQIDALDHDAATRSLLEASLSENVVAGLNFLQQDFDPELLEAPSAAVAYARVLAQRDVPLSALVRAYRIGHSRVLDHAFAHLDALPAEHRVSLVLDVVRRSALFIDQICEQVGRAYERERERWVASQGGVRQQWVGALLGGGPVDRAAAERALRYPLDAVHVACTLWPVGAMTSFDLVTAVDEVRVHAMAVLRARAALVVPTDEREARLWLALPAGGELRWRDDLAAPGGTVLHAAVGRPGTGLEGFRASARQSAQVREILATKLTGAVPRGAAHWVHYGEVAPVALMAGDLPAVRDFVTGTLGELARRDARGATLRETLRVFLAHRRSHAAAAQAMNLHRNSVQYRVRQAAALLPDGPADDFNVRAALLAAHWLGDAVLR
- a CDS encoding phytoene desaturase family protein; translated protein: MTSAVVVGGGPNGLAAAALLAKAGLDVTLLEAADEVGGGTRSYEALLPGLLHDHCSAIHPMAVTSPALRELELERHGLRWRLPDIDCVHPLDDGTAGVLMRSVTETARLLGVDGDRYRALVEPSVRHWDALAADTMGPLLRIPSHPLLLARFGLPTTLPATAMARLFRNPQTRGLWAGIAAHAFRPLGRPLTSAIGLGILVAGHAAGWAVAEGGSQSIAGALEKALREYGGTVRTGVRITDHRQIPAADVTLLDLDPGQVAAIYGDRLPARTRSAYRRFRRGPGAFKIDLAVEGGIPWTHDRARHSGTVHLGGTIDEIARGERDVTAGRMPERPFVLVGQQYLADPGRSVGDVHPVWAYAHVPNGYTGDATEAILRQIERFAPGARERIVGLGATAPADFAAANANFAGGDILTGAKTVRQLVLGPRPALDPYTTGLPGVFLCSAATPPGPGAHGMCGAGAAASALRHLGAA
- a CDS encoding AfsR/SARP family transcriptional regulator, giving the protein MEFRLLGTVSVDTRRGPLPLGPAKRRSLLAALLLSANTPVPIGRLTACLWDDEPPSQARGVIQGHVSRLRALLAEGDAEAYGVELLTAGDAYALRLPETLLDAQRFEELLTLAREQRDPADTVLMLGDALALWRGPALGGAFAGPPLQAAAHSLEESRLSAVEQLARAYGRLGEHHRAAAVLRTEAVAHPLRESLSAALMTALYQAGRQSEALEWFHRTRRLLADELGIDPGRELADAYGLILRGDPVPELPAPHPSAEAEPPRSPVPPRPALVPAEAHPADLLPRAPRGFHGRGPELAALGRAAAGEAPVCLVTGPAGVGKTALALWWAHRGADAFPDGRLFADLHGFSDTGEPSVTEVLREFLLALGVPPRRIPESAAAAAALFRSLTDRLRLLVVLDNARDSATVRALLPGGADCVTVVTSRHRLEGLIASDAARPVPLGTLDAQDGTALLAGVLGEERVLGEPVAARRLAELCGGLPLALRVTAARLAGRPRWSLAHLADELADERGRLAHLAVDDTGVPAALRLTVQQLPGEAAHHFGRLGHHPGTHFDPYTAAALSGTDPLTAGGALERLGAAHLVTETAPGRWELHDLVRLYARGLDPAAGPEALTGVLDHYIATALAAAETAQPGGEPCFALPADFRRPAAVRDFADRAEAMGWLAAEREDLARAATAARAAGLDDRAWRIILLQWPQVVWRSRDNWSPLLHTALECAQAVADPYAESRVRTLLGWVLSEEGRLADAVTLLEPSPALARRCGDRLGEATALINLALVQAAQGGSDAALANCAHAATLARAEGGTHTEMLALLHLSRIHLSTGHPEEALRVARTALDLGPEHEEAARTSLLHTVCGEAHLALGEETEAIRLLERAADEAESTGYDEGAVRALEALLRVSGRADHRKRHEDAVRRLAAEDLRTP
- a CDS encoding GlxA family transcriptional regulator, giving the protein MPSSRRRRVAVLVLEGAKPLDVGIPAQVFTTRASMPYEVRVCGATPGLVAGGDGLSYHVAYGLAALEWADVVFVPGYRFPDREDPPEPVVAALVGAHERGARLAAISTGAFALAATGLLDGRRATTHWHYTRALAARYPLVRVDENVLFVDEGSVLTSAGAASGIDLCLHMLRGELGVAASNHAARRLVAAPYRSGGQAQYVPRSVPEPLGERFAATREWALHRLGEPLSLQVLARHAAVSPRTFSRRFAEDTGYTPMQWVTRARVDLARELLERSERSVERIAEDVGLGTGTNLRLHFQRVLGTTPSDYRRTFARGE
- the gap gene encoding type I glyceraldehyde-3-phosphate dehydrogenase, with translation MTRIAINGFGRIGRNVLRALLERDSDLEVVAVNDLTEPAGLARLLAFDSTAGRLGRPVEVDGDTLVVDGRRIKVLAEREPAQLPWAELDVDIVLEATGRFTSAKAARAHLHAGAKRVLVSAPSDGADVTLAYGVNSDTYDPALHTIVSNASCTTNALAPLAAVLDELAGIEHGFMTTVHAYTQEQNLQDGPHRDPRRARAAGVNIVPTTTGAAKAIGQVLPNLDGKLSGDSIRVPVPVGSIVELNTTVARDVTREEVLAAYRTAAEGPLAGVLEYSEDPLVSSDIVGNPASSIFDSALTRVDGRHVKVVAWYDNEWGFSNRVIDTLELLAA
- a CDS encoding DUF3556 domain-containing protein; translation: MGFMKPRLLPVDAGTYRALSRRDRLEALTRHWVEHGFGSPAAVYLFYVVKCALYAGGAALVISLTPGLGPVTEVASWWSEPIVYQKLIVFTLLWEVTGLGCGSGPLSSRFLPPIGSALYWLRPGTVRLPPWPGKVPFTRGDRRTLADVLLYAAVLASGVWLLGRPGSSGHGGLLDPVAALPLIVTVAVLGLRDKTVFLAARGEQYWLSLLVFFFPHGDMLIGFELIMLAIWWGAATSKLNHHFPFVVATMMSNAPLVPNRLKPLFYRDHPRDLRPSRLSFLLAHVGTATEYLVPLYLVFLGDGGPWTWAALLYMVVFHLHILSTIPMGVPLEWNLFFVFSLFFLFGAHGDLTVWDLHSPWLLAVILPSLVLLPLLGNLRPDLVSFLPAMRYYAGNWATSAWLFTGDALDRLGSGLTTSARLAPHQMVTLYDADTALLLAAKAEGWRSMHSHGRALNGLVERVTQDQDGVTVVEGELIAGFAIGWNFGEGHLHDDQLLRAVQTRCAFAPGEVRVICLEGQPLHRQTQSYEIHDAALGLLESGHVAVRDMLTRQPWPTDGADYPVYDVRSARPAAEPRPLDSTS